In Myotis daubentonii chromosome 10, mMyoDau2.1, whole genome shotgun sequence, one genomic interval encodes:
- the CAV2 gene encoding caveolin-2, which yields MGLETEKADVQLFMDEDAYSHHSGLDDAHPAKCADSDPDRDPNQLNEHLKLDFQDVIAEPESTHSFDNVWICSHALFEVSKFVVYKFLTLFLAIPLAFAAGILFATLSCLHIWIIMPFVKTCLMVQPSVQTIWRSVTDLVIAPLCVSAGRLLSSVSVQLSRD from the exons ATGGGGCTGGAGACCGAGAAGGCGGACGTCCAGCTCTTCATGGACGAGGACGCCTACAGCCACCACAGCGGCCTCGACGACGCCCACCCTGCCAAGTGCGCGGACTCGGACCCGGATCGGGATCCAAACCAGCTCAACGAGCATCTCAAG CTGGACTTCCAGGATGTGATCGCAGAGCCCGAGTCCACGCACTCCTTTGACAACGTGTGGATCTGCAGCCATGCCCTCTTCGAGGTCAGCAAATTCGTGGTTTACAAGTTCCTGACCCTGTTCCTGGCGATCCCCCTGGCCTTTGCCGCGGGGATTCTCTTTGCCACCCTCAGCTGTCTGCACATCTG GATTATAATGCCTTTTGTAAAGACCTGCCTAATGGTCCAGCCTTCGGTGCAGACAATATGGAGGAGCGTGACAGACCTTGTCATTGCCCCATTGTGTGTGAGCGCAGGGCGCCTCCTCTCTTCTGTCAGCGTGCAGCTGAGCCGCGACTGA